From the Lathyrus oleraceus cultivar Zhongwan6 chromosome 4, CAAS_Psat_ZW6_1.0, whole genome shotgun sequence genome, one window contains:
- the LOC127076267 gene encoding putative receptor-like protein kinase At1g72540: protein MPSKKKSQWKTLVLGCFKDKNLTLESPKLVSKKQGSSRISLSDLSDYSSPSVISDLSNSLVGNVQIFTCKELKEITNNFNKSNFLGEGGFGKVYKGFIDDKLRPALVPPQPVAVKALNLDGKQGHREWLAEVLFLGQLKHRNLVNLIGYCYEDEHRLLVYEYMERGSLEEKLFKGYLATLPWLTRIKIALGAAKGLAFLHEEEKPVIYRDVKASNILLDADFVAKLSDFGLAIDGPDKDQTHITTRVMGTHGYAAPEYINTGRLTTMSDVYSFGVVLLELLTGKKSVDKKRPSREQDLVEWARPLLKDSHKLERIIDSRLEDQYSIEGARKLASLTYQCLSHHDKSRPTMRTVVKTLESLMKLNDIPIGHFVYVAPNEVTNSEVSLNVSDKSVVKVKDEEKEEGRRIRRKSRSSRRRIKAMMRSGSVYSDTALYKTLGTGLYSPKESKEKQ, encoded by the exons ATGCCTTCAAAGAAAAAAAGTCAATGGAAAACCTTAGTACTTGGTTGTTTCAAAGACAAAAACCTTACCTTAGAATCACCAAAACTTGTTTCAAAAAAGCAAGGTTCAAGTAGAATCTCTCTTTCTGATTTAAGTGATTATTCATCTCCTTCTGTCATAAGTGATTTATCCAATTCATTAGTTGGAAATGTTCAAATCTTCACTTGCAAAGAACTCAAAGAGATCACAAACAACTTCAACAAATCGAATTTTCTCGGCGAAGGTGGATTCGGAAAGGTTTACAAAGGTTTCATTGATGATAAACTTAGGCCTGCACTTGTTCCTCCTCAACCTGTTGCTGTTAAAGCCTTGAATTTGGATGGAAAACAAGGTCATAGAGAGTGGTTG GCTGAAGTGCTGTTCTTGGGGCAGTTGAAGCATCGCAATCTTGTTAACTTAATTGGTTATTGCTATGAAGATGAGCATAGACTTCTTGTCTATGAATACATGGAAAGAGGAAGTTTAGAAGAAAAACTTTTCAAAG GTTATTTAGCAACTTTGCCTTGGTTAACAAGAATCAAAATAGCACTTGGTGCTGCTAAAGGACTAGCTTTTCTTCATGAAGAAGAGAAACCTGTTATTTATAGAGATGTTAAAGCCTCAAACATTCTATTGGATGCT GATTTCGTTGCTAAGTTGTCGGATTTTGGTTTAGCGATTGATGGACCGGATAAAGATCAGACTCATATCACGACTCGTGTGATGGGCACACATGGTTACGCCGCTCCTGAATACATCAATACAG gTCGTTTGACGACGATGAGCGATGTATATAGTTTCGGAGTAGTTCTCTTAGAGCTACTAACCGGAAAGAAATCAGTGGACAAAAAAAGACCATCAAGAGAACAAGATTTAGTAGAATGGGCGAGGCCATTATTGAAGGATTCACACAAACTCGAAAGAATAATCGATTCGCGACTCGAGGATCAATACTCGATCGAAGGAGCAAGAAAACTAGCCTCCTTAACCTATCAATGTCTAAGCCATCATGACAAAAGTAGACCAACAATGAGAACCGTTGTGAAAACCTTAGAGTCTCTCATGAAACTAAATGACATTCCAATTGGTCATTTTGTTTATGTGGCTCCTAATGAGGTGACAAATAGTGAAGTGTCACTAAATGTGAGTGACAAAAGTGTTGTGAAAGTTAAGGATGAAGAAAAGGAAGAGGGTCGAAGAATTCGTCGAAAAAGTCGTAGTAGTCGACGACGGATTAAGGCAATGATGAGGTCTGGTTCTGTTTACTCTGATACTGCTCTGTATAAGACTCTTGGAACTGGTTTGTATTCACCTAAGGAAAGCAAGGAGAAGcaataa